ATCCAGTCCCACATACTGGAGGGGAACGGCTGCAGAGGGCTGTAGAGAACCATGGCATCGATGTCTGCGCTCCAGTCGCCCTCCGGCTGTAGACGCACCAGAGGAGTCTCGTACATCTTCCTCAGCTGGAGGCGAGGAGAGATAAACTTGTGAAGTGAAACTGTCGTGGATTATGATACAAATGAATCAGTAAATAGCGATCTCtcttttgtaaatatttaaaaggaTAAATCCTGTTATAGCAactttagattttcttttcataagTTGGGCCACAAGTGAGGGATCTGGAAACAGGGCGACATCGCTAAAAATAAGTCTGACAGGGAGAGAAACGAGACGATGCCAAATATGGCCACGCTTGTTTTAAAGAGTCTGTGTTCAACTCTCAGTTCTTCTGTAGCTTCGACCTGAGTTTCACTTCTTATTTTACTGTTCATTGATCGTTTTCAGTCACATCGGTTACTGTTGATGATgcagatctcagcaattacttTGGTGAATACAACAATTCTATAACCAATAGAAACAATGACCTAAGACAATAAAGAGCAACTATCCTTTGAAGCCCTTTAAAAGATGAGACTGGCAATAATCTACAGTTTTGTTATTGTAAACAAATTAATGAAAAGACCCAAACTAACAATGCATTAGTTTGTCTTCCAATCCTAACTGACTTTACAAGCTTGCTTATGGTTTTtagtcttttaaaaacatttattgttgGAGAGCTGAATGGTTACAGCACACTCGTAAGTGCAGTATCTGttgtttaattcaaatgttgCATGTCGCACCCGTCTCTCCCCATGTTTCCCGTCTTCCTCTTCACTATCTActaacctttaaaaacattttcacaaacagCTCAGTGACTCCcttaaaactgctgttttttagCGAGTGTGACTCAAACACAAAAGTGGCTGAGGGATGGTTAATTGTATCTGTGTCATTCTGGAGAGCACAGCCTGTGTTCCAGTTTCTCACCTCCAGTGTGAAGATGCCGATGACAGGCTTGTGGTCGCTGATGCTGTACTCCATGTTGCTGGTGTACAAGTCTTGCCTGATCTTCAGAGGGTAatcctcgtcctcctccagctgcttcgCGTCCACAGTGTTTTCCTCCTGCTCATCGGTGGTCGTGGCTTTGGATCTGAGTCGCCACAGAATCCTGTCGGTCCAGGCAGGTTTACGCTTCTTTCCGCTGGACAGGTtgaacagacagagaacagagaggaggaggtttcAGTCAGGAGAGGAATCAACACTGTTGTGAGATCCATGACTGAGTGATGGATGAGGAAGTGGGGAGGAAACTGAAACATGGAAAACTATACAATGTTGAGACAATTACTCAACCCTACATGACATACAGGGTGAAGACATCAAGACacacaagtttttaaaaaaaggagtaACCTGAAGGAATTCATcttacagtaaaatattttcacaacaAGCAACACTGACACTTCCTGCAGTGATTTatgcttaaaaatgttttttgtttttcttgtcataTCTTTATATATTTGAAGAAAGGGCAGCCTGCatgaaagaaatgatgaaagatGTATAGGAGACATTTTCTATATCATGTTAATCTATATTATTACAACTCTGCTTCTTCAGACATAGagttttttaaagtgttaagaaataaatgttgaaatgtggAATGACTTTACTAGTGCTGTACATCTTAAAGCAACTACGAACATCTCTTTGGTCTTTGTGACAGTAAATGTGACGTAGTTTCTTCATTACAGACTAAACAACAGCTGTTGTTGCCGGGCAACCTCCAACATAACTGGTCCCATGTGTGAGTTGTATCCAGTTATAAACCAACAGACACATATTGAATTAACCAGACATAAAATCCACATTGCCAAAACATCCATTTCTGGCCATGCATGTTAGCTGTTGAGTAGCAGCTGTTCTGTGTTAATGTAGACCACTAACACTTTGTTATTTAAAGGTACCCTGCCGAGtgtaaacaaatacagtttATCGCAAAACCTGAGGCCTGATTAATGTGTAGAATGTCTTTTCtatttcataaaacatttgtaaaaccgattttaaaatatttcaaaatctgaaatgtttACATCCACTAAAAATCTTCTTATAGACGGACTTTTGCCGGTACATTGCTATGCATTACACCATCAacagtgaaatcaaatgaaattgaaatgcaTGTGATATAAACAAAAGAGGGGTCCacttataaaaaacatttctgtatcGTGTCACTGGTGGTCGTAAACTCCACCGGGTACCTTTAATAACAATATCATCTCCTGTAACGACAGGTCTGTGAGCTCAGACAGTGctctgtaaaataaacaagcaTTTCTTTTCAGAGACGACCTGATGTTTGTCTGAAAAGGCTGTTAGCTGTCTGCTTGTTTAGTTTGTTACAGGTGAATATAATCTTTATTAAGCCTTTAAAACGTGGTTAAAAGTTACTGTATAAAAAAGAGGATACTACTTTTACTGGTTTGTTAAAAGTtgtgtgtaaacacaaactgaagtgTAGCTGGGTGGATTAACACAGAGGTAACCTGATAATATTAAGGGGGGATTTGGACACAAACGTGCTTTGCACTCTTACTTAAAGCCAAACCATGTCCTGTAGAGCCTGTGAAGTTGGAAACAGGTGCAGATATAAATATTATAAGAGGCTGAGTGATTTACAAAGTAGAATTATGATTAATTAGGATTGATTGTGTTGATTTCTAGTATGTCACCTGGAGACACTTACCTGCTGTCATAAGTATCAGAGTTTAAATCAAACTTGTACGTGGGTTGAAAGTCCAGAGGCCCTTCATCAAACTCCTGAAGCAGctgttctttcttcttcatcattAACAGCTGCAAATGACAACGCACATATTCTCACGACCTCCCAAACTGAGACGAACCACGATTAATAAAAGTCATGCACCAACCATTCAAGTGTTGTGCTGACACCCTGCTCTGTCATATGAGCAGGAGTTAATTACCCTGTAAACAGCTGGATGAGTAGCTAAGTGTCAAACCTGATCTTTGCTCCACAGCAGGTTGTAGGTTTGATTGTTGATACAGGAGCGGACAAAGTGCATGCCGTGGTCCTGAATGCGGAAGTTGAGATCTCCAAACCAAAAGACCAGCCTGGAGATACAATGAGACAAATGAAGCTTCATATTCTTTAAACATCTCTTTGGGTAAACTGgagtttttttattctgtacAACTACTCACCTGTGGTCAACGATTTTTGGAGCCTTCTTACATTCAAAAGTCTGCGTGTCCATGATGCGCTCAAACTCATCCACTCTCTCTGTGGCATATTTCATGTGAGCAGCCAAGTGGCAGTTGAGGAAGCAGAGCATGTGGCCATAGaaggacagatggatggacacGCCCCCTTTGTTTCcctgagagacaaacaggaagagaagacACCAATGTAACTTCAACTAAGACGGAAACAAAAGATAAAGTTATCAACTTATATCAAGTGTAAACAGACCAGCTTACATAATAAGATGGGATAAGATGCTAAACATTTACTTCTGCTTCTGTGTTTTCGTTCATCAATGTGACACACAGTGGGATGTGGGGCATTTTAATCACACATTTAGCTCCAGATCTTATTAAAAAGGGAAGTGAGCCTATTTCAAAGGTGTTGGGGAGCAAGAGTGCTTATGCAAATAAAGTAGGAtgacgtctgtgtgtgtgtttgtgtgtgtgagtgtatatctCACCCAATAGCCGAAAATGCCTGTTCGTGTGTAGGTGGCCTGGATGTCTCTGATGAAGGGGACGTGCTCCAGCTtggagaagaagagcagcagcagacccTGCATTCTGATGGAtgacacctgaaacacacacgtAGTATATACAGTAGCAAATGTGGCATTTCATGTAAATCTATGCGCTGTTAATATCTCATCACACAATGCTAAAATTACAGCCATCAAACGTCtcttactgaaaaataaaaatgacagttctGTTATTGTTAACCTGTAaaatgataatgtgtgtgtaggtgtaagAAGGTGTTTTTAGATCTGTACCTTAATGTATTTCCGTGGTGCCAGGATAGACATGAACACATGACTCCACGGGTCGTCGAATACAATGTCCGACACGAATCTCAGCGGCCTGGAGTACACCTCCTGCAGACTAACGTAAACGCAGTTTTAATTGTCAGTCACCCTGCCACATATCCAGTTACATAAACAGACTACTGACCCCTCCAGCACCTACCCAATGACGTAGAGGTCTGGGCTCTTTGGGGAGTTCAGATGGAGAAGCGAGGTTAAATCACCCGCAGGATCAACTGTGGCCACGTTCCATGTGACTATGTGCAGCCTGTGGGCGTGGAAGACATTTACACATTACTTCACATCAGAATATATACATACTGAATCAGTGATAAATGGACAATGTTATTAGATATGATAATATCcctttaaaatatacagtatcacCTCACAACTTGTTAAAGAGCTTCATTCAGTGCAGCAAACACCAAAGATGATCGCATCAACGAAGTTACAGTGAGTTCAAAGCGGTTACAGTATAAGTCCTGTGCTGCTACAGTTAACACATAATGAGACAAGTCATCTCTGTGCCCACGCTCACAACATCCATAACACttcattttctctgctctttaaAAGCACACTCAAATGTTTGACATGAGTTCAAAGAACAGTGTTCTACTGGAGGGTTTCAATTACCAAGAATCAAAAGTGTCTTTTGTTGTGCAGGTCATTGAACCCACAGGAGAGAAATCCATGAAAGAATGTTAAAGAAAAGGgtaaaaaggaaattaataaaaaggaGAGAGTGACATCAATTCTGTACAAAAACTCAGACTATCTCCACCTTCAGCATACAGAGAAGACAAGCAGAGAGGCGACACTCGTTCTCCACCTGAAACTGTCTTTCTTCGGCTTGTTGGCTCTCTTGCCACAGATGAGGAAGGCGTTATCCAGCGTCTTAACCACTTTCTCGTGCAGCACGTTTTTGGGGTCTAAGTCATCCACGCAGGTCATCAGCTGGTTGAGCCGATGGCGCAGGACCAGTTTGCTGCCCGTCGACTGCGTGTTATCGCTGCAGAGGCTGTCAGAGCGGATGCGCCCTGCCGTTCCAAACAGCCGACTGATTTCATCCATTCTGGCTCAAAGTGTGAAGTGAAACGATGTCGGCGGTCTTCTGACAGTTCGCAgtgtaagaaaaagaaatcccaaATTTGATGATTTCAGGAATGTCTGGATTGCACGAAGGGGAATCAAATGAGCAACAGTGTGAAGTTTTGGTGGCTGCTGCAGAATCAAACCACGGAGTGAAATGAGGAAAGTCCTGGCTCCACAGTTGCACCGAGTGATTAGTGAATTGTTTAATTTGTCTACAAATCTTCTTTGTGTGCTAAAAACAGCATCTAATCttattgtaaaatgtttcaACATTAGGCCTATTAAAATAATTAGGAAACCAACTTGCATTAGTGAacataaattttttttcttcaaatccACATTATTAGGAAACCTAATCCACCTGCCAGAGTGCCAGTGGATTTGTAGTCAAAACTGCATTGTGTTTAGCCTTGCAGCACATTCAATCTTAAATGAGACAGACAATTATGCTTTCAGGAAAGCCTTGGAGTTCTGGTACCAGTAGCAAGCGCTGACacgaagagaagaaaaaatattttgcagctgtagaaagaaaaaggagtaAAGAATAAGGATGACCTTGTAAACCCTGTCTTTCAAACTTGGACATGCCATCTCTGTTTACAGAAGGCAGCAACAAACTGACAACAAGATCAACACAAGATAGTGACCATGAGGCGATATCTGCTGTTCCCGTatgaatctgaaaatgaatcaaGCTGAAGCCAAATAAGGAGGAAGGTGAGAAAAAGACTGGCGCTTTGAAAACTCCCCAAATCACAAAAACTGACTCAAACAACATTAAAGCCATAAGAAAtctaaattgaaaaaaaattgaccAATTTAGAAAAATCATTCCCACAAACTCTTTTGAGTTCTACAGTAAATAACTTTCACTAATCCCCTGATCACAATACCATATTTCCCAGTGTATAATTACGGTTCTTTACAGTTCAACAGGCACTGATCGCTTGcttcacaacacaaacagttccCCTGGATTACAAAGGCAAGAAATTAAGCAACATATGAGTCTGCCTTCACCTTAAACAGTGTGGTATGAATCATAAGAAAATTCTATAGTCTACAACTGGGGGTTCACAATAGACTGTGGGAGTTAGAGTTAAAATGAACTCTGTCCAGGAACTATTCACTGACAGACACTTCGAATCAGTGAATAGTTAAACAAGACACAAAAGCAGTTTAATTCCCACATATCACCACATTTATGATGAGGTATAAAGTCAGCCATTTTATGACTGTGTCAGTGCAAGTGTGCAGCAGTTCAATATAAAATATCTCAGGCCGAGGTCCATTCATAAATCCAGCGTTTGATTGTACTGCTTATTGATAATATgtctgacacttttttttttttttttttttaaactatggTAAAAACATGGCGTATCAACATAGTATCAAGGAACATGTGGTCAAGCAATTTATTAGAGATTATTTTCCCTCCTGTACACCGTGAGACGCGGTGACCTTCAAAGAAAGCTCATGGGCTGTGGGTTAGAAAGTTTGCCAAGAAGCAAACGTGGATGCAACAGTGACCGCAGGGCAGAGGCCAACCTGAAACTGTCTCCGTCGGAGGTTCCCTTCTTCGGACTGGGGTCCGGCTGCTGGACTTCTGACTgctcctcattctcctccatcatctccacATCCGGGACCAATCAGGCAAATCCGCTATAACATACACTACGGCAACTGAACCGCTGCTGGAGCCtgaacaaagtgaaaaacactaaataaatacaaaaagaaagGTTTTGTTTCGTATCAATGACCGTTAGCTAACACTGCTAACTGTATTTTAGGTATGTGACTGCGGAAGTGTCCGACACTTACAGAGCTCTTGTCATAATTAACGTATAGCTAACTTATAGCCTAGCTAACCTAACGATAACATCACGCCCCGCtgcttttactgtaaatgttatttACAGGTGACGCTAGCTACACTGCGCAGCTAGCTAAACGGGTTTTtattaatcaaacatttaacattcgagctaaaaacatgaataaatgaggGAGGTTTATCGAACACTACCTGATACGCTTTGGTAGCACTTGTTTTCGTTGTTAATCTACTTGTGGAGCAACGCACGGTACTATCATCAGCAGCCTGCGTACAGTCGCTGCCGTTGACCCCGCCCCTCACCCCGGAAGCGccgctttcaaaataaaactatacCATTTGGATGCTTCTATTCTGAAATAATCccacttcatgttttattgtagcTGCGAGTGaagtaaaatgtacaaatacacaaaaagcaAGGAACAAATATATTGTCTTTAATAAACTACACAGTCATTTAACtcattacattaaaatacaggTTATTTCATTGAACACAGACTTACAATGACAGAGCCTAggccaaacttttttttttttatttaacagttaTCAAGACAACTGCTTCATGTGTCAATCATTTAGAGATCTGCTCAGAGTTCAGGTTTTTCTTACATATTATCATCACTAACACTCAAAACCTCAATCCAAAGttataattaaaacacagcagcttgCATCAAATAAAGGTAAACAAACCGCACAACCAGCAGATGGTGCTGTCAGACCAGGACTACGCTGTATATTAAATGTCTCTGATGGAGTATTTTCAGTGTAATTACCTCATACGATATAACTTTGCCTCCAGCTACCATGTCATGCTGTGTAGTTTAAGAAAACAGAGCAATAGTGTATTTTGTGAGATCAGGGAAGAAATTTATCATAAGCACTGGTGTCTATTTTATTTGtcaattataaaataaaataaaaaaatttaactcTGGAGCTTTTGCGtagagagaagacagaagacTTGCTCTGGTAAGTAAACAATAAATCACTGAGAAAtggaaaatacaaaatcaaGGAATAGAACAAAACCCAAATaactgccattaaaaaaaaggatatcAGTAATCAGGAATGTTGCTTAAGCGACAACCCACACCTGTTCCTCAGCGTTTTAAAATTTAAGAGGACCGAATAGGCATAAGCAAGAACTTTTCATCCCCAAAACGGATTCCCCAACTCGCAAACttgtctcttaaaaaaaaaaaaaaaaaagctcctatGGTTGTATTCAAATGTAGTccataaatgcacacacatgctttacAATAATGAGCTCTTATTAAGAGCAAGTTGTACTAGGATATTAGTGTGGTATTCTTGATTATGCCTATCAAGCTGTTCTAGGTCCAGTGTCCGAGGCGAGGAGTCTGAACTTGCTGAAGAAAGTCAAATCCTCCTGTTtcagagagaacaaaaaaaaaaaaaaaagattaatcctgttcaaaaatgctaaaatattaaatttcagCAAAACTGTAGTTTAATACTCACTGTGTTAGCCCGTCAGTTGCAATCAGTCCTCAGCTGACATCCCTTTAACTTCATCATTCTGCCTCATCTACGGCACAGAGAGAGATACGTCGCTCAGAAATGTACTAAAGAGcctgatttgttttatttagcaCAAAAACCGCTGTTGGGAGCAAAACAATACACCCGAATCCATTTATAGCATTAGCATTCCTTAATATCAGTCAGTAGCTGTAGCATTTGCTTGACAATTATAACTCATTATATGGAAGGCAGCCTGCCCTCTCTCTTTTATACAGTGGATCAAGGTGAGAAACTGAGATTCactttaaatggataaaaatataactgaatCTAGTTGGTGGGATATTTTTCTTGTATAAtattgttgtcattgttttatttgtatgtatttttaattgtgGATACTGTTTCAGTTATCTGTTAGttatatacattttttcctTGATCCTTGAATCTTTATGGTTCACTTCCATactattaaaatactgtatataaatagaCTTTATGTT
The Seriola aureovittata isolate HTS-2021-v1 ecotype China chromosome 4, ASM2101889v1, whole genome shotgun sequence genome window above contains:
- the inpp5ka gene encoding inositol polyphosphate 5-phosphatase Ka isoform X2, which gives rise to MMEENEEQSEVQQPDPSPKKGTSDGDSFRLHIVTWNVATVDPAGDLTSLLHLNSPKSPDLYVIGLQEVYSRPLRFVSDIVFDDPWSHVFMSILAPRKYIKVSSIRMQGLLLLFFSKLEHVPFIRDIQATYTRTGIFGYWGNKGGVSIHLSFYGHMLCFLNCHLAAHMKYATERVDEFERIMDTQTFECKKAPKIVDHRLVFWFGDLNFRIQDHGMHFVRSCINNQTYNLLWSKDQLLMMKKKEQLLQEFDEGPLDFQPTYKFDLNSDTYDSSGKKRKPAWTDRILWRLRSKATTTDEQEENTVDAKQLEEDEDYPLKIRQDLYTSNMEYSISDHKPVIGIFTLELRKMYETPLVRLQPEGDWSADIDAMVLYSPLQPFPSSMWDWIGLYKVGFTSITDYITYTWVKDDEVAFNEEIIQVYVSKEEIPVRGGECVLCYYSSTLRSIIGISEPFKVHESKVAIEEGLLPEKINGLDKTVESEELWK
- the inpp5ka gene encoding inositol polyphosphate 5-phosphatase Ka isoform X1, with the protein product MMEENEEQSEVQQPDPSPKKGTSDGDSFRLHIVTWNVATVDPAGDLTSLLHLNSPKSPDLYVIGLQEVYSRPLRFVSDIVFDDPWSHVFMSILAPRKYIKVSSIRMQGLLLLFFSKLEHVPFIRDIQATYTRTGIFGYWGNKGGVSIHLSFYGHMLCFLNCHLAAHMKYATERVDEFERIMDTQTFECKKAPKIVDHRLVFWFGDLNFRIQDHGMHFVRSCINNQTYNLLWSKDQLLMMKKKEQLLQEFDEGPLDFQPTYKFDLNSDTYDSRLYRTWFGFNGKKRKPAWTDRILWRLRSKATTTDEQEENTVDAKQLEEDEDYPLKIRQDLYTSNMEYSISDHKPVIGIFTLELRKMYETPLVRLQPEGDWSADIDAMVLYSPLQPFPSSMWDWIGLYKVGFTSITDYITYTWVKDDEVAFNEEIIQVYVSKEEIPVRGGECVLCYYSSTLRSIIGISEPFKVHESKVAIEEGLLPEKINGLDKTVESEELWK